From a region of the Microterricola gilva genome:
- a CDS encoding zinc-binding dehydrogenase: MPGTALASPRTDSLDLDLTPAALAMVWPGVGRAHEALAVPGIRLAHGDALVSVELATVCGSDVHTATGHRPGPVPSVLGHEQVGRVLATAGPVRAVDGRRLEPGMRVIWSVVVSCGRCARCRRGLSNKCSSATKYGHEAVHHEWELSGGFASAVHLKRGTGIVIVDDETPAGVLAPASCATATVVAAIEAAEQITPLSGRTVLVTGAGMLGLTATAMATDAGARVIVSDPSAERRAAALRFGAAAVADPTRPSGSAGSLKRVLAAQTRGRGLCDVALELSGAVPAVTSAIASLDTGGVLVLVGSVSPSAPVQLDPERVVRQLLTVRGVHNYTPAQLQRAADYLATAWRRRPFEQLLGEVFPLEQIDAAFDAARALGGPTPAPAATGSPRAAAGSPSGSVVDAPASDRALALFRPPASESDADRPTVVAPVAARIGLAPSAIPHAVPTPHPDRDRTGRRIHPAD; the protein is encoded by the coding sequence CGGCCGCCCTCGCGATGGTGTGGCCGGGAGTCGGCCGTGCCCACGAGGCCCTCGCCGTCCCCGGCATCCGTCTGGCCCACGGTGACGCCCTGGTGTCGGTGGAGCTGGCGACCGTCTGCGGATCCGATGTGCACACAGCGACCGGGCACCGGCCAGGGCCGGTGCCGTCGGTGCTCGGGCACGAACAGGTGGGCAGGGTGCTCGCGACAGCGGGGCCGGTGCGCGCGGTCGACGGCCGACGCCTCGAACCGGGCATGCGGGTGATCTGGTCGGTCGTCGTGTCGTGCGGGCGTTGCGCGCGGTGCCGCCGCGGTCTCTCGAACAAGTGCAGCTCGGCGACGAAGTACGGGCACGAGGCCGTGCACCACGAGTGGGAGCTGAGCGGTGGCTTCGCCTCGGCCGTGCACCTGAAGCGCGGAACCGGCATCGTGATCGTCGACGACGAGACCCCAGCCGGCGTGCTCGCGCCGGCATCGTGCGCCACCGCAACCGTCGTCGCCGCGATCGAGGCCGCCGAGCAGATCACGCCGCTGTCCGGCCGCACCGTGCTCGTCACGGGTGCAGGCATGCTCGGGCTCACGGCCACGGCAATGGCCACGGATGCCGGGGCGCGCGTGATCGTCAGCGACCCGAGCGCCGAGCGGCGTGCGGCCGCGCTGCGCTTCGGTGCCGCCGCCGTTGCCGATCCGACGCGGCCGAGCGGTTCCGCCGGCAGCCTCAAGCGGGTGCTCGCCGCGCAGACCAGAGGGCGCGGGCTGTGCGATGTCGCGCTGGAGCTCTCCGGGGCCGTGCCGGCCGTGACATCCGCCATCGCCTCCCTCGACACCGGCGGCGTGCTCGTGCTCGTCGGCAGCGTCTCACCGAGTGCGCCGGTGCAGCTCGACCCGGAGCGCGTCGTGCGCCAGCTGCTGACCGTGCGCGGTGTGCACAACTACACGCCGGCTCAGCTGCAGCGGGCGGCGGACTACCTGGCGACGGCGTGGCGGCGGCGCCCGTTCGAGCAGCTGCTCGGCGAGGTCTTCCCGCTCGAGCAGATCGATGCCGCCTTCGACGCGGCGCGCGCGCTCGGCGGCCCGACACCCGCCCCGGCTGCCACCGGATCGCCCCGCGCTGCGGCCGGCAGCCCCTCCGGCTCCGTCGTCGACGCCCCAGCCTCCGATCGGGCGCTAGCGCTGTTCCGCCCGCCCGCGTCCGAGTCCGACGCAGACCGGCCGACCGTCGTGGCGCCCGTCGCCGCCCGCATCGGCCTGGCTCCGAGCGCGATCCCGCACGCCGTGCCGACCCC